AAAAGGGTGTCCAGCAAAGcgaaaaagaagctgattTGGAAATCACTCTtaaagattttgaaaagctCTAGAACCATTGGAGGATGGTGAATAATCTCGCCATCTTTGTAAGGATTCATCCTATTTGTGGCCAAGAATAGAgcctctttcaaagatcGGTATGAGTTGATAGGGGTAGAGAACAGAACAGACTGATCTAATACTTTAGTTAGTTGTGGTAGCAACGTCGGTACTATAAGTCTAATAGAGAACCCTATAGCTACCACCGAAATGGTTAGCCGTTTGTTCCATTTTTCCATATTGGGGGAGGCAGGCAGGCAGGCAGGTAGGTGAGTACGAAAGCAGGTGAGTAGGTGAGTATGCAAGTGGGTGAGTGGGTGAGTATGCAAGCAGGCAAGTAGACAAGTAGGTAAGCAGGTGAGTAGACAAGTAGGTAAGCAGGTGAGTAGACAAGTAGGTAAGCAGGTGAGTAGACAAGCAGGCATTTGGCCACGTCGAAATGCGcgaagaaaaagatgagaaaaaaatcgagttgaaaaatggtCAACGAGAAAGAACAAGTTGTATGGATagacaaaaagaagataggCAATTAAGTAGTGAATAAATAGTATGGGAAAGACTAAGAAAAGACAgcatcaaaagaagaaggtaaaggaagaagatacgGTTAAAGACACAACGGATGAAGCTACTGAGACTGAGAAGTAtgaagaggtggaagaggCGGAAAAGGCTGAAGAGATTAAAGTCCGATTAAAAAAACTACAATTGGAATCTGACGAAAAGGATCAACGAATCATAGATCAAAAGTCAGAGGAAACTTTAGAGCAAAAATTACAgcagaaggaagaagaatgtgAGAAAGTTAAAGAGAACTATCAGAATCTACTTGATAGACTCTCTTCTATGAAGACGGTGTTcacaaagatgaagactTCTGAGATTGAATTTCATAAAACCAAGGAACAAGTTTTAAAATTGGAAAAGGACAAGATTCAactagaaaaaaaagttgaaaaggTGGAGGAAATGAACCAAACGATCATTGatcttcagaaagagatgaataaCATCAATCTAGAATGTGAAAAGTTGACTAGAGAAAATAACAATTTGAGAAAAGGATCTGAAATTAAAGACGGTGAGTTCCTATTGGAAAATAAACGTCTTCAGACAGCCAataagaagttgatgatggaaCTTCAGGAGTCCAAATCAGAGATGGAGGAATATCTCATTATAATAAACGAGGAGAAGATGTCCAAGCAGGGGCTTCAGcat
This region of Brettanomyces nanus chromosome 2, complete sequence genomic DNA includes:
- a CDS encoding uncharacterized protein (BUSCO:EOG09342UKK~EggNog:ENOG41), with protein sequence MGKTKKRQHQKKKVKEEDTVKDTTDEATETEKYEEVEEAEKAEEIKVRLKKLQLESDEKDQRIIDQKSEETLEQKLQQKEEECEKVKENYQNLLDRLSSMKTVFTKMKTSEIEFHKTKEQVLKLEKDKIQLEKKVEKVEEMNQTIIDLQKEMNNINLECEKLTRENNNLRKGSEIKDGEFLLENKRLQTANKKLMMELQESKSEMEEYLIIINEEKMSKQGLQHEIDEINLKNERSEAENKRLIQENQSLEKKVAEIEGEVTNIKQQHSKEHQELKNQLDTKVIELSESHAKVEDLQKLQDTLKQKSERLESLEQDFKQKQKTIGKLRHETIVLNEHLTKAMKLIKQESSQDTIDRELASNLFVSFLQIPRGDSKKYEVLQLISNYLNWDDTKKKHAGLLNSNQKTNSNSVMDSSANRLNTNRSFVSLWTDFLEKESTPHK